A section of the Pseudomonas tritici genome encodes:
- a CDS encoding PLP-dependent cysteine synthase family protein produces the protein MILNKVSELIGNTPMLGIYIPGTDARLLLKIEKNNPGGSIKDRMARNMVLAALKSGRLKPGGVVVESSSGNTGIGLAMAAVEFGLQFIAVVDHHAAQDKIAVMKALGADIRFVAGTYREDEVAVVERQRLAAELAEQIPGAVFMNQSDNAANAGGYSDFVRETIVQAEGVIGAYVGCVGTGGSMTGIARGLKQHNPDIVTVAVEPAGSIVFGHPGYPYYQSGTGTPAGDTVGLVLDYSCIDLGVQVTDSQAFETSRYIARHLALLVGGSTGGAIFKALELIHKGVLSGNVVVPIADGGEKYLHTVFDDKWLDERDLLDPGVASQLDAWLGKNHWQESSSAPLQLSVA, from the coding sequence ATGATACTGAACAAAGTTTCCGAACTGATTGGTAATACGCCCATGTTGGGTATTTATATCCCGGGAACTGACGCCCGGCTGTTATTAAAGATAGAGAAAAATAACCCCGGTGGCAGTATCAAAGACCGCATGGCGCGCAACATGGTACTCGCCGCGCTCAAATCCGGACGCCTGAAACCGGGCGGTGTGGTGGTCGAGTCGTCGTCGGGCAATACCGGCATCGGCCTGGCCATGGCCGCCGTTGAATTCGGCCTGCAGTTTATCGCGGTGGTTGACCATCACGCGGCGCAGGACAAGATCGCGGTGATGAAGGCACTGGGCGCGGATATTCGGTTTGTCGCGGGGACCTATCGCGAAGATGAAGTCGCGGTGGTAGAGCGCCAGCGCCTGGCGGCCGAACTCGCCGAGCAGATCCCGGGCGCCGTGTTCATGAACCAGTCCGATAACGCGGCCAACGCCGGCGGCTACAGCGACTTTGTGCGGGAAACCATCGTTCAGGCCGAAGGTGTTATCGGCGCGTATGTCGGTTGCGTCGGTACCGGCGGGTCGATGACCGGAATTGCCCGAGGCCTTAAACAGCACAACCCCGACATCGTCACAGTGGCAGTGGAACCCGCAGGCTCCATCGTCTTCGGGCACCCCGGCTATCCGTATTATCAGTCCGGTACCGGCACGCCTGCCGGGGACACAGTGGGGCTGGTGCTCGATTACAGCTGCATCGACCTGGGCGTGCAGGTTACCGACTCACAAGCCTTCGAGACCTCCCGCTATATCGCCCGCCACCTCGCCCTGCTCGTAGGCGGCTCAACCGGTGGTGCGATTTTCAAGGCCCTGGAACTGATTCACAAAGGTGTACTGAGCGGCAACGTAGTGGTGCCGATTGCCGATGGCGGCGAAAAATACCTGCACACGGTCTTCGATGATAAGTGGCTGGACGAACGCGACCTGCTCGACCCCGGCGTCGCGTCGCAGCTGGATGCCTGGTTGGGCAAGAACCATTGGCAGGAGTCCAGCTCCGCCCCGCTGCAACTCAGCGTTGCATGA
- a CDS encoding NAD/NADP-dependent octopine/nopaline dehydrogenase family protein translates to MKPLKVAICGGGRTGHLNAILFKQLPDVQVALLTSNLDVIDHHARQVPLQAVLPDGSTLTARLDRVTAEARPAVEDADIVIITVPAHARAKILQAIAPQLSTSKPVYIGAIPGFCGFDWLAEATLANHPNLVIWGMKDVPHTAFELKPGRSIKMGGGKSQLYVATHSRESQASRQHLHDILKRLYGPCVTLLDHYLEITLTPGNPIMHSSVIYGLIGPYGQWHRKIFPQRLCWWTECPELGAYFLERMDQESQELCAVISERMGVDLSSVKSLKQEIVEAYGDQIRDQSSMLSILRTNQAYNDILAPMVPAGDNRAGYVIERESRAFNEDVAYGLVLLVEMARRFELKVPYIEEVLHWSVAYMQGLRDSALDYFPSQWPRTA, encoded by the coding sequence ATGAAACCGCTGAAAGTCGCCATTTGCGGCGGTGGCCGGACCGGTCATCTCAACGCCATCCTGTTCAAACAACTGCCCGACGTCCAGGTTGCGCTGCTGACCAGCAATCTGGACGTCATCGACCACCACGCCCGGCAGGTGCCGCTCCAGGCTGTGCTGCCGGACGGATCCACGCTGACCGCCCGGCTGGACCGGGTGACCGCCGAGGCCAGGCCCGCCGTCGAAGACGCCGATATCGTCATCATCACGGTGCCAGCCCATGCCCGCGCCAAAATCCTGCAAGCCATCGCGCCGCAACTGAGCACGAGTAAACCGGTGTACATCGGGGCGATTCCGGGCTTCTGCGGGTTCGACTGGCTGGCCGAGGCCACACTGGCAAATCACCCGAACCTGGTGATATGGGGCATGAAGGACGTGCCTCATACCGCCTTCGAACTCAAACCCGGCCGGTCGATAAAAATGGGCGGCGGCAAAAGCCAGTTGTATGTCGCGACCCATTCGCGAGAATCCCAGGCGTCGCGCCAGCACCTGCACGACATCCTCAAACGGCTCTACGGCCCTTGCGTCACGCTGCTCGATCACTACCTGGAAATCACCCTGACGCCCGGCAACCCGATCATGCACAGCTCGGTGATCTACGGGTTGATCGGCCCCTACGGCCAATGGCACCGCAAGATCTTTCCGCAGCGCCTGTGCTGGTGGACGGAGTGCCCCGAACTGGGCGCTTACTTCCTGGAACGCATGGATCAGGAAAGCCAGGAACTGTGCGCGGTCATCAGTGAGCGCATGGGCGTCGATCTGTCGTCCGTCAAATCCTTGAAACAGGAAATCGTCGAGGCGTACGGCGATCAGATTCGCGACCAGAGCAGCATGTTGTCGATTCTGCGCACCAACCAGGCCTACAACGACATCCTCGCCCCCATGGTGCCGGCCGGCGATAACCGCGCCGGGTATGTGATCGAGCGTGAGAGCCGCGCGTTCAACGAAGACGTCGCCTATGGGCTGGTGTTGCTGGTGGAAATGGCCAGGCGGTTTGAACTGAAAGTGCCCTATATCGAAGAAGTCCTGCACTGGAGCGTTGCCTACATGCAAGGCCTGCGCGACTCGGCGCTGGATTACTTCCCGAGCCAATGGCCTCGCACGGCATAA